The proteins below come from a single Dermatophilaceae bacterium Soc4.6 genomic window:
- a CDS encoding DNA cytosine methyltransferase, with translation MTNPTVIDLFAGCGGMTVGFRDEHFDPILAVEWDRYAAATYAANFGEDHTVAGDIAAIKDKDIPRADLVIGGPPCQGFSNLGLKRLDDPRNQLWREYIRFVKKARPKVFVVENVDRFHASPEFAMLQAEADGGNLKGYTLRSAVLNAADYGVAQRRKRTIIIGSRVGPIELPPPTHAKTPPAGSGLLPWLGLRDVIADLPRRPDGTELPQSITEFFGDPMPGVFKGLDIHFRRQPNDLSLQRYSYVPPGGGRFDVPPELLPRCWREKATGTTDVMGRMRWDAPSLTIRTEFFKPEKGSYLHPEWSPGRQRRGDDPRYIKGDPKLSVDRVITHYEASLIQDFPADYQWVGTKTAIARQIGNAVPSGLARAIARHIHPHLS, from the coding sequence ATGACCAACCCCACCGTGATCGACCTGTTCGCCGGGTGTGGGGGGATGACGGTCGGGTTCCGTGACGAGCACTTCGACCCCATCCTCGCGGTGGAGTGGGACCGCTACGCGGCCGCGACCTACGCCGCGAACTTCGGTGAGGACCACACCGTCGCCGGGGACATCGCCGCGATCAAGGACAAGGACATCCCCCGAGCGGATCTCGTGATCGGCGGCCCGCCCTGTCAGGGGTTCTCCAACCTGGGGCTCAAGCGCCTCGACGACCCCCGCAACCAGCTGTGGCGAGAGTACATCCGGTTCGTCAAGAAGGCCCGCCCGAAAGTCTTCGTCGTCGAGAACGTGGACCGCTTCCACGCCTCGCCGGAGTTCGCGATGCTCCAGGCCGAGGCCGACGGAGGGAACCTCAAGGGCTACACGCTGCGCTCCGCGGTCCTGAACGCCGCGGACTACGGGGTCGCGCAACGCCGCAAGCGCACAATCATCATCGGCTCGCGGGTCGGCCCCATCGAGCTGCCACCCCCCACCCACGCCAAGACCCCCCCGGCAGGCTCGGGCCTCCTGCCGTGGCTGGGGCTGCGCGACGTGATCGCGGACCTGCCGCGCCGGCCCGACGGGACGGAGCTGCCGCAGAGCATCACCGAGTTCTTCGGCGATCCCATGCCCGGGGTCTTCAAGGGCCTCGACATCCACTTCCGGCGTCAGCCCAACGACCTGTCGCTGCAGCGGTACTCCTACGTGCCACCGGGGGGTGGACGCTTCGACGTGCCGCCGGAGCTGCTGCCACGGTGCTGGCGGGAGAAGGCCACCGGCACCACCGACGTCATGGGCAGGATGCGGTGGGACGCACCGTCGCTGACGATCCGGACCGAGTTCTTCAAGCCCGAGAAGGGCTCCTACCTGCACCCCGAGTGGTCCCCCGGCCGACAACGGCGCGGGGACGACCCGCGGTACATCAAAGGCGACCCGAAACTGTCCGTGGACCGGGTCATCACCCACTACGAGGCCAGCCTCATCCAGGACTTCCCCGCCGACTACCAATGGGTCGGGACCAAGACCGCGATCGCCCGCCAGATCGGCAACGCCGTCCCCAGCGGCCTGGCCCGCGCCATCGCCCGCCACATCCACCCCCACCTGTCCTGA
- a CDS encoding very short patch repair endonuclease, whose product MQANKGRDTKPELALRRAVHALGLRYRVDHSLPLPGVRRRGDLVFTRARVAVFLDSCFWHACPEHGTRPKTNADFWQTKIERNIARDTETNRLLREAGWTVIRVWEHQDPLTAAEQVRAAVRTSSASPLP is encoded by the coding sequence ATGCAGGCCAACAAGGGCCGCGACACCAAGCCCGAGCTCGCCCTGCGGCGCGCGGTGCACGCCCTCGGCCTGCGGTACCGGGTCGACCACTCCCTACCCCTGCCCGGGGTCCGCCGCCGGGGGGACCTCGTCTTCACCCGCGCGCGGGTCGCGGTTTTCCTCGACTCCTGCTTTTGGCACGCCTGCCCAGAGCACGGCACCCGCCCCAAGACGAACGCCGACTTCTGGCAGACCAAGATCGAACGCAACATCGCACGCGACACCGAAACCAATCGGCTACTGCGAGAGGCGGGTTGGACAGTCATCCGGGTCTGGGAGCATCAGGACCCTCTCACGGCGGCGGAGCAGGTCCGGGCTGCGGTCAGAACCTCGAGCGCGTCTCCATTGCCTTAG
- a CDS encoding DUF6339 family protein — MTGTALPLNDRTTVGGVGAVVRLTPAFRLGVADVDVLGHLVPLPGIRSHKLDPVRVVLDEAMERYGQPEAASSDSWLGPRLHAALRLSRREAGNRDLWRFLGLWAADYVRWRFGPPEGEDDPDRAAKAERFIGPDSKQALARLWWMAEVFRDGKDYSTAALALTNQDIVNNLFRMTIANHRPTALAVLAVLKPADGSSGLLGGREANALAKATNAAASTLLLDAIGPDEPLDTTARQQWESVAGDHDPRAWLDAMPEGPDDGEAPATAVEAMTTLLKTLFDEAPIRGKFVA, encoded by the coding sequence GTGACCGGAACCGCGCTACCGCTGAACGACCGCACGACCGTCGGAGGTGTCGGCGCCGTCGTCCGCCTGACCCCGGCGTTCCGGCTCGGCGTCGCCGACGTGGACGTCTTGGGCCACCTCGTGCCGCTGCCCGGCATCAGGTCGCACAAACTTGACCCGGTCAGGGTGGTGCTCGACGAGGCGATGGAGCGCTACGGCCAGCCCGAGGCTGCGTCGTCGGACTCCTGGCTCGGGCCGCGGCTCCACGCGGCGCTGCGGCTGTCCCGTCGCGAGGCTGGCAACCGCGACCTGTGGCGGTTCCTTGGCCTGTGGGCTGCGGACTACGTGCGGTGGCGGTTCGGCCCGCCGGAAGGCGAGGACGACCCGGACCGCGCCGCCAAGGCCGAGCGCTTCATCGGCCCGGACAGCAAGCAGGCCCTGGCCCGGCTATGGTGGATGGCCGAGGTGTTCCGCGACGGCAAGGACTACAGCACCGCCGCGCTCGCCCTGACCAACCAGGACATCGTGAACAACCTGTTTCGCATGACCATCGCGAACCACCGCCCGACCGCGCTGGCAGTACTGGCAGTCCTCAAGCCAGCCGACGGCAGCTCGGGGCTGCTGGGTGGGCGCGAGGCCAACGCCCTAGCCAAGGCGACCAACGCCGCCGCGTCGACGCTGCTGCTCGACGCCATCGGCCCGGACGAGCCGCTCGACACGACTGCCCGGCAGCAGTGGGAGAGCGTCGCCGGCGACCACGACCCCCGCGCCTGGCTCGATGCGATGCCCGAGGGCCCGGACGACGGGGAGGCCCCAGCCACCGCCGTCGAGGCGATGACGACGCTGCTCAAGACGCTGTTCGACGAGGCCCCGATCCGTGGCAAGTTCGTCGCCTGA
- a CDS encoding NgoMIV family type II restriction endonuclease: MQFAIERAALYAGLMKSTLTVDTNNVASNADRGSAASRAIALGLAQRLKYTVTAQRGAGQTAGNDFEALCASFVRNTFLQLAHLRPGMWTVEQYHGQRRAGLAMYEQYAHLEALDKAARDNPELAAALGSDYTIKPDVVVWRSPEPDSTINAVQPLVDASVATRSPLRLSVNQRPILHASLSCKWTLRSDRAQNARSEALNLIRNRKGRLPHIAVITAEPLPSRLASIALGTGDVDCVYHFALYELQDTVASLNLPDAQDMLAVMVDGGRLKDISDLPLDLSV, encoded by the coding sequence GTGCAGTTCGCGATCGAGCGGGCAGCCCTGTATGCGGGGCTGATGAAGTCCACCCTGACGGTGGACACGAACAACGTTGCCAGTAATGCAGACCGAGGAAGCGCGGCCAGCAGGGCGATCGCGCTCGGACTGGCGCAACGGCTGAAGTACACCGTGACCGCGCAGCGCGGCGCCGGGCAGACCGCGGGGAACGACTTCGAGGCCCTGTGTGCGAGCTTCGTGCGGAACACCTTCCTTCAGCTGGCACACCTGCGCCCCGGGATGTGGACGGTGGAGCAGTACCACGGACAGCGTCGCGCCGGGTTGGCCATGTACGAGCAGTACGCCCACCTTGAGGCGTTGGACAAGGCAGCCCGGGACAACCCCGAGCTGGCCGCCGCCTTGGGCAGCGACTACACGATCAAGCCGGACGTCGTGGTGTGGCGTTCACCGGAACCGGATAGCACCATCAACGCCGTGCAGCCCCTGGTCGACGCGTCCGTGGCCACCAGGTCCCCGCTCCGCCTCAGCGTCAACCAACGACCCATCCTTCACGCCAGCCTGTCCTGCAAGTGGACCCTGCGCTCGGACCGCGCGCAGAACGCCCGCTCCGAGGCGCTCAACCTCATCCGCAACCGCAAAGGCCGCCTACCGCACATCGCGGTGATCACCGCAGAGCCGCTGCCGAGCCGGCTCGCGTCGATCGCCCTGGGCACCGGCGACGTCGACTGCGTCTACCACTTCGCGCTCTACGAGCTCCAGGACACGGTGGCGTCGCTCAACCTTCCCGACGCGCAGGACATGTTGGCCGTCATGGTCGACGGTGGCAGGCTGAAGGACATCTCCGACCTGCCTCTGGACCTCTCGGTCTGA
- a CDS encoding DUF3578 domain-containing protein yields the protein MLYLTIPTTHGPADRSPDADSAHLMKTGVRGRSLSLCPPCPTNGLPSSSAITAASSIYRAGVRDELEEVLLLQTEWQARNTPEMERRGRLIRRVIPAWLRGHLPSAVARLPPGLQDLEVEGRDGTGLKTEIPWVRVHSASRSPSATEGWYVVYLFSARGDHVYLCLMQATTRWDEGEFKPRPVSELEARVAWARQRLAPDLVRWPGIEDDIDLQARTSLGRGYGPGVALSISYALDAIPDELTLIADLHYMVDLLADLYELADGQETIPGDLAPEVIDALRMAEHAAGRRTSGQGFRLTQAEKQVVERRAVAVASEYLKVDGWSVKDVGATESFDIDARRPGARLYVEVKGTTSLGQEVVLTAKEVALHTRQYPDTMLAIVYGIDLDRSGPTASGGALQILHPWMPDPKHLRPISFRYSVPVGGDAPE from the coding sequence ATGCTGTACCTGACCATACCCACGACGCACGGTCCTGCCGACCGGTCACCCGACGCCGACTCAGCCCACCTCATGAAAACCGGGGTTCGGGGACGGTCACTGAGCCTGTGCCCGCCCTGCCCCACCAACGGCCTTCCGTCGAGCTCGGCTATCACCGCCGCGAGTTCGATCTATCGTGCAGGGGTGCGCGATGAGCTAGAGGAGGTCCTCCTACTGCAGACCGAGTGGCAGGCTCGAAACACCCCGGAGATGGAGAGGCGAGGCCGCCTCATCCGTAGGGTGATCCCCGCCTGGCTGCGTGGCCATCTACCGAGTGCTGTGGCTCGTCTACCTCCTGGCCTACAGGACTTAGAGGTAGAAGGTCGCGACGGAACCGGCTTGAAGACCGAGATCCCCTGGGTTCGAGTCCACTCTGCTAGTCGGTCACCATCTGCCACCGAGGGCTGGTACGTCGTCTACCTCTTCAGCGCCCGTGGTGATCACGTCTACCTGTGCCTCATGCAAGCCACTACTCGATGGGACGAGGGCGAGTTCAAGCCTCGCCCCGTTTCCGAGCTCGAAGCCCGCGTCGCCTGGGCACGACAGCGGCTCGCTCCCGACCTGGTTCGGTGGCCCGGCATTGAGGACGATATCGACCTCCAGGCACGCACCTCGCTGGGCAGGGGCTATGGGCCTGGCGTGGCTCTTTCGATCTCCTACGCCCTCGACGCCATCCCGGATGAACTGACTCTGATCGCTGATCTCCACTACATGGTCGACCTGCTCGCGGATCTGTACGAGCTCGCCGATGGTCAGGAAACCATCCCCGGCGACCTCGCACCTGAAGTCATCGATGCGCTCCGGATGGCAGAACATGCCGCAGGTCGGCGAACCAGCGGCCAGGGGTTTCGTTTGACTCAGGCAGAGAAACAGGTCGTGGAGCGTCGGGCGGTAGCGGTAGCGAGCGAGTACCTGAAGGTCGACGGTTGGTCCGTAAAGGATGTCGGAGCTACCGAGTCTTTCGATATCGACGCGAGGAGGCCAGGTGCCCGTCTGTATGTAGAGGTTAAGGGGACAACCTCGCTGGGCCAGGAGGTTGTTTTGACCGCCAAAGAGGTTGCTCTGCACACCCGGCAGTATCCGGACACCATGCTGGCCATCGTGTATGGCATCGACCTAGACAGATCCGGCCCTACCGCCTCAGGCGGAGCTCTCCAGATTCTGCATCCGTGGATGCCTGACCCCAAGCATCTGAGGCCGATCTCCTTCCGCTACTCCGTCCCCGTAGGCGGGGACGCCCCAGAGTGA
- a CDS encoding DNA cytosine methyltransferase → MPNDTARLRGPAAVAWQDLGVLATPKTISTLDLFAGAGGLSLGFEQAGLGFEPTFAVEMDPAAARTFKAHFGCEVYDGSIEDISTFPIADVIVGGPPCQGFSPLGRNRDDVSRAQLNELWQHFLRAVRQVKPLAFVIENVPEFQRSAQFGRLLQLMEDDPELACYGYDYGVLRASDYGAPQHRRRGILLAVRDVDQVPWPPPPTHGVGEGLLPYATVRQAIGDLPAATTGFDVSFNSDGQQLLHFGRRPRPESVERYRAVPEGGNRFDLARNRPDLLPRCWAEKPTGTTDVMGRLWWERPSVTIRTEFFKPEKGRYLHPTADRPLTHREAARLQNFPDSFMFEGNKTEIARQIGNAVPAALAEAIARHVHRVAFSPTPAAPATRSQ, encoded by the coding sequence GTGCCGAACGACACGGCACGCCTACGGGGTCCAGCAGCTGTTGCCTGGCAGGATCTTGGCGTGCTCGCAACTCCCAAGACCATCTCGACGCTCGACCTGTTCGCCGGGGCCGGGGGCCTATCCTTGGGCTTCGAACAGGCCGGTCTGGGCTTCGAGCCGACGTTCGCGGTGGAGATGGATCCGGCCGCGGCGCGTACGTTCAAGGCTCACTTCGGCTGCGAGGTCTACGACGGATCCATCGAAGACATCAGCACCTTTCCGATTGCAGACGTCATCGTCGGCGGACCCCCCTGTCAGGGCTTCAGCCCACTTGGACGCAACCGAGACGACGTCAGTCGCGCCCAGCTCAACGAGCTGTGGCAGCACTTCCTGCGGGCCGTGCGTCAGGTGAAGCCTCTCGCGTTCGTCATCGAGAACGTGCCGGAGTTCCAACGCTCGGCCCAGTTCGGCCGGCTTCTGCAGTTGATGGAGGACGACCCCGAGCTGGCCTGCTACGGATACGACTACGGGGTGCTGCGGGCCTCTGACTACGGCGCTCCCCAGCACCGGCGGCGGGGGATCCTGCTCGCCGTCCGAGACGTTGATCAGGTGCCATGGCCCCCACCGCCCACCCACGGCGTGGGGGAGGGGCTGCTGCCTTACGCGACGGTGCGTCAGGCCATCGGGGATCTCCCCGCGGCGACGACAGGCTTCGACGTGTCCTTCAACAGCGACGGCCAGCAGCTGCTCCACTTTGGGCGTCGACCCCGGCCCGAGTCAGTGGAGCGTTACCGGGCCGTCCCCGAGGGCGGCAACCGGTTCGACCTGGCACGCAACAGACCCGATCTCTTGCCCCGGTGCTGGGCCGAGAAGCCGACCGGCACCACCGATGTCATGGGCCGACTGTGGTGGGAACGCCCCAGCGTCACCATCCGCACCGAGTTCTTCAAGCCCGAGAAGGGCCGCTACCTGCACCCGACCGCGGACCGTCCCCTGACCCACCGTGAAGCCGCCCGGCTGCAGAACTTCCCGGACTCCTTCATGTTCGAGGGCAACAAGACCGAGATCGCCCGCCAGATCGGCAACGCCGTCCCTGCCGCCCTTGCCGAGGCCATAGCCCGACACGTGCACCGTGTCGCTTTCTCCCCGACTCCAGCCGCCCCCGCGACCCGATCGCAGTGA
- a CDS encoding NgoMIV family type II restriction endonuclease, producing the protein MPAAFAVDLCGFRDGGTGAPNTSDVSEKLLVELGRALFAAMGVPPGQPAPNGVDKQMSRRLADDLGRQIGATDLEVQAEQALDAFTQYRHVSAIKGFRAEPTREVTTALTKLRTFVTRRITTPPRDVTRRDELLEALDTAMTAETVLRRQVIDDLGEESLLNLDVTASRAHPGGKRHLEAGLSLKWSLRTDRARDCRSQGGKMASLRRGMTPHFAAVTMEPRPYMLRLLGGGSGEVDCVYHLDLPSLTTAIETVTAGNPRRKKTPEQLRRLVDQRRLRYYDELVTYIGTP; encoded by the coding sequence ATGCCCGCCGCCTTCGCCGTCGACCTCTGCGGTTTCCGGGACGGTGGGACCGGCGCCCCGAACACCTCGGACGTCAGCGAGAAGCTCTTGGTCGAGCTGGGGCGGGCCCTCTTTGCCGCGATGGGCGTGCCGCCCGGTCAACCGGCTCCGAACGGGGTCGACAAGCAGATGTCCCGCCGTCTAGCCGACGACCTGGGCCGCCAGATCGGTGCCACCGACCTCGAGGTCCAGGCCGAGCAGGCCCTCGACGCCTTCACCCAGTACCGGCACGTCTCGGCGATCAAGGGGTTCCGGGCCGAGCCCACCCGCGAGGTCACTACCGCCCTGACGAAGCTTCGGACCTTCGTCACCCGCCGCATCACGACACCACCACGGGACGTCACCCGCCGCGACGAACTCCTCGAGGCACTTGACACCGCGATGACAGCCGAAACGGTCCTGCGACGGCAGGTCATCGACGACCTAGGGGAGGAGTCCCTCCTCAACCTAGACGTCACCGCCTCTCGCGCGCACCCGGGAGGTAAGCGCCACCTCGAGGCCGGTCTGTCTTTGAAGTGGTCACTGCGGACCGACCGCGCCCGGGACTGCCGCTCCCAAGGCGGCAAGATGGCCTCCCTACGACGGGGGATGACGCCGCACTTCGCCGCAGTGACGATGGAACCGCGGCCCTACATGCTGCGCCTGCTCGGCGGCGGCTCCGGTGAGGTGGACTGCGTCTACCACCTCGACCTGCCCAGCCTCACCACCGCGATCGAGACCGTCACCGCAGGCAACCCCCGCCGCAAGAAGACCCCGGAACAGTTGCGCCGCCTGGTCGACCAACGCCGCCTGCGCTACTACGACGAGCTGGTCACCTACATCGGCACCCCATGA
- a CDS encoding NaeI family type II restriction endonuclease, which translates to MYEWLMMRPLEPLLTGAVFDAVEYVLDGTRTWRFDLDSPDVDSDERRTVGTKLQYRVLASLKLKKEKPLDTKILGVAVELKGTIGTTWMIPREGQCEICMLIQVDTTNDRHRSFLMRTHRLWLHGGSGNQDSKCGIQAGALTAYSLPLLDWTPLPVNPLKLLTAAQREVVFHPRDGQAQRVTALFGFLPEVVFPRSSLPTVCANRADPMRRIREIKARVLQEHGLRFLCGTWPEERAEAAARGFDLDGEAWVALRP; encoded by the coding sequence GTGTACGAGTGGCTGATGATGCGGCCGCTGGAGCCGCTACTCACCGGTGCCGTCTTCGATGCCGTGGAGTACGTCCTCGATGGGACCCGTACTTGGCGCTTCGACCTGGACTCCCCGGACGTCGACTCTGACGAGCGGCGCACGGTAGGCACGAAGCTGCAGTACCGGGTGCTAGCTTCGCTGAAGCTAAAGAAGGAGAAGCCGCTCGACACCAAGATCCTCGGGGTTGCCGTCGAGCTGAAGGGCACTATCGGGACCACCTGGATGATCCCCAGGGAGGGTCAATGCGAGATCTGCATGCTGATCCAGGTCGACACCACCAACGACCGTCATCGCTCCTTCCTCATGCGCACCCACCGGTTGTGGCTCCACGGCGGCAGCGGTAACCAGGACTCCAAATGCGGGATCCAGGCAGGCGCCCTGACCGCGTACTCGCTGCCGCTGCTCGATTGGACGCCGTTGCCGGTCAACCCGTTGAAGCTGCTTACCGCCGCCCAGAGGGAGGTCGTCTTCCACCCCCGAGACGGGCAGGCCCAGCGGGTGACCGCGCTGTTCGGCTTCCTTCCCGAGGTGGTGTTCCCCCGGTCTAGTCTCCCGACCGTCTGCGCCAACAGGGCCGACCCTATGCGGCGGATCCGCGAGATCAAGGCGCGCGTGCTGCAGGAGCACGGTTTACGCTTCCTTTGCGGTACGTGGCCGGAGGAGCGGGCCGAGGCCGCTGCACGAGGGTTCGACCTCGATGGCGAAGCATGGGTCGCGTTGCGCCCCTGA
- a CDS encoding helix-turn-helix transcriptional regulator, which translates to MGPDRGRSLACSKPRSEMKVHNRLDAELNSQGKTQAALAAAVGVSSATVSQWRSGAKTPSTTNLGKIATFLGVSPAWLQYGELAAAGPLVDQKQRDAYQADCRWYHRPAPKDAGRELGNAAGFAFTGGLATLARETGQNIMDEAKPGQSTVEARYTLVELSGARLASFLDAIRFGDLRPHLDAASQSMQKVATVIAKGLEVLDADRRLVLLRVEDYGAKGLVGPEYEDGNYMAVVRNILDSFKGENAGGSYGLGKSVMWACSQFGLVMINSNLSVAQDGLREGRYVGRLDLPWHRLPAESGDGSSAFAGPAWFGGEDPALKPVARSYWGNDALAEDTHLRRDGEDSGTSFLIVGAYDPSSDEPGTIEDMHDQLVVSLNRSFWPALVERADGDPGLMTALVRSERNGATVKQDLVDPASRAPDKARLMQAHLNDVTVDTLDQPGDVVRRRVVLNVPRRVGDGPHTAQQHEAILLVTEAAEDEDGIEKASHDVNRVGWMRGSHMIVKDEPVVGLPMGSRSFHAVVLAGLAAGDDPADRAADRFLRAAEPPEHDRWTVTPDLSRSYARGSRAALTAFNAEVRKAIKEIVGRPVRDLSDGPDALKELLRISPPAFDTTKRPKVKSANGRPDAEGRWCVDVSVSLPAREKPWRFSPVLRFGTESGAAIPVVWEELVPVDRCTVDDDVITGDAGARTVRFTGTTKSDTHPVGASRATALVDVRIYKGSVA; encoded by the coding sequence GTGGGGCCAGATCGCGGGAGAAGCCTAGCCTGCAGTAAGCCTAGGAGTGAGATGAAGGTCCACAACCGGCTCGATGCCGAGCTGAACAGCCAGGGCAAGACGCAGGCAGCTCTGGCTGCAGCGGTGGGCGTGTCCTCCGCCACCGTGTCGCAATGGCGGTCCGGGGCGAAGACCCCAAGCACCACCAACCTTGGAAAGATCGCCACGTTCTTGGGCGTTAGCCCGGCGTGGCTGCAGTACGGCGAGTTGGCGGCGGCTGGCCCCCTAGTCGACCAAAAGCAGCGCGACGCCTATCAGGCTGACTGCCGCTGGTACCACCGGCCTGCGCCGAAGGATGCGGGCCGAGAGCTCGGGAACGCCGCTGGCTTCGCATTCACGGGGGGCCTAGCGACCCTGGCCCGGGAAACTGGTCAGAACATCATGGACGAGGCCAAGCCCGGACAGTCGACCGTCGAGGCGCGGTATACCCTCGTCGAGCTCTCCGGCGCCCGCCTAGCGTCTTTCCTCGATGCAATCCGGTTCGGCGACCTGCGCCCGCACTTGGACGCCGCGTCGCAGAGCATGCAGAAGGTCGCGACGGTTATCGCCAAAGGCCTGGAGGTCCTCGACGCCGACCGCCGGCTCGTCCTGCTCCGCGTCGAGGACTACGGCGCGAAGGGCCTCGTAGGGCCGGAGTACGAGGACGGCAACTACATGGCCGTCGTGCGCAACATCCTCGACTCGTTCAAGGGCGAGAATGCCGGCGGTTCGTACGGCCTCGGGAAGTCCGTGATGTGGGCGTGCTCGCAGTTCGGGCTCGTCATGATCAACAGCAACCTCTCGGTAGCGCAGGACGGATTGCGTGAGGGCCGGTACGTCGGCCGGCTCGACCTGCCCTGGCACCGCCTCCCCGCCGAGAGCGGTGACGGCTCTAGCGCCTTCGCTGGCCCGGCGTGGTTCGGCGGGGAGGACCCCGCCCTCAAGCCGGTTGCACGCTCGTACTGGGGCAACGACGCGCTCGCGGAGGACACGCACCTGCGGCGTGACGGTGAGGACTCGGGAACATCCTTCCTCATTGTCGGGGCGTACGACCCCTCCTCCGATGAGCCGGGGACGATCGAGGACATGCACGACCAGCTCGTCGTGTCGCTCAACCGGAGCTTCTGGCCAGCCCTGGTCGAGCGGGCTGACGGGGACCCCGGACTGATGACCGCGCTGGTCCGGTCCGAGCGCAACGGCGCGACCGTCAAGCAGGACCTCGTCGACCCGGCCTCCCGCGCACCGGACAAGGCCCGCCTGATGCAAGCGCACTTGAACGACGTCACCGTGGACACACTCGATCAGCCCGGCGACGTCGTACGCCGGCGAGTCGTCCTGAACGTCCCGCGCCGGGTCGGCGACGGCCCCCACACCGCTCAGCAGCACGAGGCCATCTTGCTCGTGACCGAGGCCGCCGAGGACGAGGACGGCATCGAAAAGGCCAGCCACGACGTGAACCGTGTTGGCTGGATGCGCGGCAGCCACATGATAGTCAAGGACGAGCCCGTGGTCGGCCTGCCAATGGGCAGCCGATCGTTCCACGCCGTCGTCTTGGCTGGCCTCGCCGCCGGCGACGACCCGGCCGACCGTGCCGCCGACCGGTTCCTACGCGCCGCCGAGCCGCCCGAGCATGACCGGTGGACCGTCACCCCCGACCTCTCCCGGTCCTACGCCCGCGGCTCCAGAGCGGCCCTTACCGCGTTCAATGCGGAGGTCCGCAAGGCAATCAAGGAGATCGTCGGCCGGCCCGTGCGGGATCTCTCCGACGGCCCCGACGCCCTCAAGGAGCTGCTCCGGATTAGCCCGCCCGCCTTCGACACCACCAAGCGCCCGAAGGTGAAGTCCGCCAACGGCCGTCCTGACGCCGAGGGCCGCTGGTGCGTCGACGTCTCCGTCAGCCTGCCCGCCCGTGAGAAGCCGTGGCGGTTCAGCCCCGTCCTGCGGTTCGGCACCGAGTCCGGCGCGGCCATCCCGGTCGTCTGGGAGGAACTCGTCCCGGTCGACCGGTGCACTGTCGACGACGACGTCATCACGGGTGACGCCGGTGCCCGCACCGTCCGCTTCACCGGCACCACCAAGTCCGACACCCACCCTGTCGGCGCGTCACGGGCCACCGCGCTTGTCGACGTCCGCATCTACAAGGGGAGCGTGGCGTGA